GTGACCTCAGCCGAAAGAAAAAAATTACTGTCGCTCCTTTTCCACTGTACGAACAGATTCCCGGATTAGATGGGCCGGAGGATCTTCTTTTTCACCAGCAATTACACCAGGCTTACGATCAGGCCCTGGAGCGATTACCCAATCGTATTCGGGAAGTGTATCAGTATAATCGTGAAGAAGGATTGAGCTATTCCAAAATTGCCGAGAAACTCAGTATTTCCGTGAAGACCGTAGAATCTCAAATTTCGCGGGCTTTATTCTTGTTACGCCGGGAATTGATGAATTATCTCTAAGACACTTTTCCTCAGATACTTAAAATATCCATTTCAGTAGATTAAGCATTAAATTAACTACGACAAAAAAGCTTACAAAAAAAAAACACAGCAAGACTCAGGGAGTTTTTCCTAAAATTGTCTCTCTATTCTTGAACAAGCTTTCCGCGTACCTGTACGCAGCTTAGATTACCTAACGTTTTCCAACGACGCAACCCACCTCCTGAACGTATCAATGAATGACCAGCCACCGCCGAAAAACAGAAGTTATTAATTATTTCCTGGGAAGATGTAGTCGGGAGGATCAGGAAAAACTGGAAAACTGGCTTCGTCAGGATCCAGGAAATGTAGAGTTAGCCGAAGTCATTATTCAGGAAGCGATTCGAAACCATGCCTTATGGTCAGCCCTAGAACAGGATAAATCGCTGGTTAGACAGAAGGTAATGGCAGGAATTGGGAAAAAGCAAAACATCCCCGGGGGGGGGGCACGAAACCGTTTACTCGGAAAAATCGCGGCTATTATAGTCAGTATGGGCTTATTGAGCAGTATTTGGTACCATTATGCAGATCAGTGGATTACGTTACAAACGAACTATGGTGAAGTAAAAACCTTTGTATTGCCTGACGAGTCTAAGGTCAGACTGAACGCTAATACCCAACTTCGGTACCGGAGTGATTGGCAAGACGGTCTCCGGGAACTCTGGCTGGAAGGGGAAGGATTCTTCACCGTTAAACATACACTAACCAATCAGGGCTTTCTGGTTCATGTACCATCGGGAGCCAGCATTGAAGTAGTAGGGACGGAATTTAATGTGTTTTCGCGAAGGAATATCCTTCAAACCGTTCTCAAAAGCGGGAAAATCGCTTTTAAAGCCGCAGGGAAAATACAATCAGCCCCCATTACGCTGAAACCGGGATCAGTTGTTGAACAGATTAACCAAGAAAAAATAAACATCCAGTTTAATGCAGACCCAGAGAAGTATTACGCCTGGACGCAGGGGAAGTGGATTCTGGACGATGAGTCGCTGGGCGACATTCTCCGGAAAATCAGGGATAGCTATGGCCTGCAGGTCCAACTGACCAACCCCGCCCTAGCTCTCCGTTCGGCGTATGGTTCCATCCCTCTACCGCATCAGGGACAATCGCCGGAAACGTTACTGGAAAACGTCGCTGATTTATACGATTTAACCATTATCCGCAACAAGGGACACTATTATCTAAAAGGATAACACATTTAACGTATATACAAATTCGTTAGCGATCTCAGATACTAGTTAACATAGCCTGAGATTTAGGCCGCAGCTACATCGAATGGAACATGTACAGTACTCGATTTTCGGAAATATGAAGATCGAATAGGTCATTTTTGGTCAGGAAAATCGTAAGACCCCAAACGCGACTTCCTGCATCAGAATGTAGTCGCATGTAAAATCCATAGCCTGTTTCATGATGCCTTTTTACTACCCGAATGTTCGTCGGATTCTCCTGTTATCCTGGAGCCTGGGAAGTCCCCTGGTCGTGGCCCAGAACGTGTCCCCTGCCTTGTATGCCTCTGCCCGGACGCATGCAAACGATCCCCATCAGAAAAAAGAAATCTATCTAAAAGACTACCTCAAAGAGTTGGAAAAAAAGTATCAGGTTTCTATTGCTTTTCGTTCCGGAATCCTGAATGAAATGAAAATTAACGCCAACTTTAAGCCCAAAGGTCTCTCGCTGGAGCAAGATCTCGAAGAACTCCTGCAAGGCAAGCAGGTGAAATACCGGGAGGCGAAAAGGAACTTCTACATCCTCTACCGGGAAGAAACTTCCGAAGAAATTCCCGTACCTACACCCACTCGGGAAAAAGAAAAAACGGACCCTTCTTCTGCTCAATTCATGGACATTGCCATTCGTGGTAAAGTGAGTGATGAAAATGGGGAAGGCTTGCCCGGCGTAAACGTTGTGATCAAAGGAACTACCACGGGTACAACGACCGATGTTACGGGAAATTACACCATTCGCGTCCCGAATGAATCCAGCACGCTGGTTTTTTCCTTTTTAGGGTATCAAACGCAGGAGATGGTCGTGACTGGACGGACCATTATTGACGTGAAGATGTCGGCCTCGGATAGTCAGTTGAACGAAATAGTCGTAACGGCTCTGGGCTTTAAGGAAGAAAAGGATCGGCTAGGATCAACGCTTTCGACCATTAAACCGGAAGACATTAAACGTTCGGGCGAAACTGGCGTTATCAACGGCTTAGCTGGTAAAGCTGCTGGGGTACAGATCAACCGATCGACGGGTGATCCCGGAGCGGGCTCCAACATTCAGATTCGCGGGCAGAATACCATTACGGGTTCCAATCAGCCCCTAATCATTATCGATGGCGTGCCCATGAGTAACACCACACAGGGGGATTCACGGGGCGGGGTGGCCCAGCAATCCCGTCTGAACGACATCAACCCGGAAGACATTGCTTCCATGCAGGTGCTGAAAGGAGCTTCGGCGGCGGGTTTGTGGGGTTCACGAGCGGCCAATGGCGTAATCGTGATTACTACTAAACGGGGAGCCAATGATAACAAACTCAACGTTAGTTACAGTTCGACGGCTTCTTTTGATAAAGTCAATGTACTTCACCCCCTGCAGACGACCTACGGGCAGGGTTCCAATGGCGTCTACAGCCCTACTACACAGTTTTCCTGGGGGGATAAAATTTCCAGCCGTTCGGGTGCCGCCGATGAATTGAACATGAACGGGGCTCGTTTCGAGGCTTACAACGGCAAAACGTTCTATCCCATTGTTAAGAAAAATTCCCAGGAAATTTATAACGATGCCCGCCGCGATGCCGTCTTCCGGACGGGCACCTATTTCGACAATAACATCAGCCTCAGCGGCGGAAATGATAAAGGCAATTTTTACCTAAGCTTAGGTAACCTGAATCAGAAAGGCATTTTTGCGGGTCAGAGCGATTACAAACGCAATTCCGTTCGCTTCAATACCACCCGGCAGTTCAATGATGTGATCCGGGCTTCGGCTAATGCAAACTTCGTCCGGACGGTTTCCAACCGCATTCAGAAGGGTGATAATACCAGTGGTCTGTACATTGGAATGCTGCGGTCTGCCCCCGATTTTGACAGTCGCTACTGGAAAGGAAGTTATTATGCTTCGCCCACGGCTTCCGCTATTCCCAACCGCCAACGCTCGTACCGCAATTACCTCGGTGCATCAGCCAACCCCAGCTACAATGATCCGCTGTGGTCGATTCATGAGTTGACGAACTTGAGCGAAGTAGATCGCCTGATTATGAATTCGGAAGTGGTGATTACCCCTACGAGTTGGTTCAGCTTAACGGGTCGCGGGGGTATCGATACTTACAATGATCGCCGGGTTACGAACCATCCCGTTAATTCCGTCGTCAACGCCG
This region of Siphonobacter curvatus genomic DNA includes:
- a CDS encoding RNA polymerase sigma factor, with amino-acid sequence MSKSSFGDNILFTRLSQGDEQALESLLNKYYKLVTRTLSQYSEDPEQIKDWTQEIFIMVWEKRAHFEHYEIANPRAYFLMLARNFVVRDLSRKKKITVAPFPLYEQIPGLDGPEDLLFHQQLHQAYDQALERLPNRIREVYQYNREEGLSYSKIAEKLSISVKTVESQISRALFLLRRELMNYL
- a CDS encoding FecR family protein, with product MTSHRRKTEVINYFLGRCSREDQEKLENWLRQDPGNVELAEVIIQEAIRNHALWSALEQDKSLVRQKVMAGIGKKQNIPGGGARNRLLGKIAAIIVSMGLLSSIWYHYADQWITLQTNYGEVKTFVLPDESKVRLNANTQLRYRSDWQDGLRELWLEGEGFFTVKHTLTNQGFLVHVPSGASIEVVGTEFNVFSRRNILQTVLKSGKIAFKAAGKIQSAPITLKPGSVVEQINQEKINIQFNADPEKYYAWTQGKWILDDESLGDILRKIRDSYGLQVQLTNPALALRSAYGSIPLPHQGQSPETLLENVADLYDLTIIRNKGHYYLKG
- a CDS encoding SusC/RagA family TonB-linked outer membrane protein, with translation MMPFYYPNVRRILLLSWSLGSPLVVAQNVSPALYASARTHANDPHQKKEIYLKDYLKELEKKYQVSIAFRSGILNEMKINANFKPKGLSLEQDLEELLQGKQVKYREAKRNFYILYREETSEEIPVPTPTREKEKTDPSSAQFMDIAIRGKVSDENGEGLPGVNVVIKGTTTGTTTDVTGNYTIRVPNESSTLVFSFLGYQTQEMVVTGRTIIDVKMSASDSQLNEIVVTALGFKEEKDRLGSTLSTIKPEDIKRSGETGVINGLAGKAAGVQINRSTGDPGAGSNIQIRGQNTITGSNQPLIIIDGVPMSNTTQGDSRGGVAQQSRLNDINPEDIASMQVLKGASAAGLWGSRAANGVIVITTKRGANDNKLNVSYSSTASFDKVNVLHPLQTTYGQGSNGVYSPTTQFSWGDKISSRSGAADELNMNGARFEAYNGKTFYPIVKKNSQEIYNDARRDAVFRTGTYFDNNISLSGGNDKGNFYLSLGNLNQKGIFAGQSDYKRNSVRFNTTRQFNDVIRASANANFVRTVSNRIQKGDNTSGLYIGMLRSAPDFDSRYWKGSYYASPTASAIPNRQRSYRNYLGASANPSYNDPLWSIHELTNLSEVDRLIMNSEVVITPTSWFSLTGRGGIDTYNDRRVTNHPVNSVVNAGAGQYEQQIMKETELNMDVIGRASHDFSEKVNGTLVVGFNINDRKYNSLGGLMNNFILEEAPMNFANSTAANNYPYNSETHRRTARLYSTVNFGFYNQVFVNGSVASESGSTFGTQSKSTFYYPSTDIAWQFSQLPVFQGSVLSFGKVRASYGIVGIQPDPYRNTTPYINASFGSWATNLTGSGYGGGAFVESSIQGDPNLKPERKSEWEIGTDLRFFKNRLSLGYTYYQNEIHDLLLQVSSAGSTGYSQRYTNAGSMENKGMEVDFNLNLLQKKDFRWNIFANWSRNRNRVTDLGGTENVTFTGGALSTVANVGHALSSFYGGVYQRTATGALDLTERGFPKLGTVLGIVGDPNPDWRGGFGTNLSYKNLSLHVLFETFQGGDFYEGTRATLLNFGTYADVGKEVTLSQDMYNYAGTLYPAGTTLRGNVADYGAGPVLLDQSFYTTIGGHSGQLAEQFVRDGSWTRIREITLGYQLSSSGFRKKTKLESINFAVTARNPVLWTKVVGIDPETNVSGVGNARGVDYFNNPSTKSLVFSLRINY